From Schaalia sp. ZJ405, one genomic window encodes:
- a CDS encoding phospholipase D-like domain-containing protein, producing the protein MQIRHHRILSDSTWKTLKRVGLTVATAQTAALIAVHAIDRVRKKRIPGGRRGFPTLDPADTTIGGTTARTYTEGHSLYADMLDAINCAEDHIYFETFIWRSDTWGQKFKDALIAAARRGVNVYCVWDGFGVLNQDPKFYQFPPLPNLHTRAFPAIRSGLFTLNIRKTGQDHRKILTVDGHTGFVGGYNIGNAFADEWRDTHVRITGDAVWELENGFSDFWNIFRPKNAPELPDLGARKWSSKITALFNLPERLLYPIRGMYIDAMERATDHILITTAYFIPDREILASLKSAARRGVTVKVLIPEYSNHILADWCARPYFGELLREGIEIWLYQHAMVHSKTMTVDGKWSTIGTANLDPLSMRGNYEVNMQFHSIELAERMEEIFTNDLTTARQLTIREWENRHMLTRIGEVLLHPFEVIV; encoded by the coding sequence ATGCAGATTCGGCACCACAGAATTTTGAGCGACTCGACGTGGAAGACACTCAAACGCGTGGGGCTGACAGTTGCCACAGCCCAAACGGCAGCGCTCATTGCCGTCCACGCGATTGATAGGGTGCGAAAGAAACGTATCCCCGGTGGTCGCCGCGGGTTTCCCACACTTGATCCCGCTGACACAACGATCGGTGGAACCACGGCTCGTACATACACTGAAGGACATTCCCTCTACGCAGACATGCTTGATGCCATTAACTGCGCCGAGGATCATATTTACTTCGAGACTTTTATCTGGCGTTCGGACACATGGGGACAAAAATTCAAGGACGCCCTCATCGCGGCAGCCAGGCGCGGGGTCAATGTCTACTGCGTGTGGGATGGATTCGGAGTCCTCAACCAGGACCCGAAGTTTTACCAATTCCCCCCGCTGCCTAACCTCCACACCCGCGCATTCCCTGCGATCCGCTCGGGCCTGTTCACCTTGAACATCCGCAAAACTGGGCAAGATCACCGCAAAATTCTCACCGTTGATGGACACACCGGATTCGTCGGAGGCTACAACATCGGCAATGCCTTTGCCGACGAATGGCGTGACACTCACGTGAGAATCACCGGTGACGCCGTCTGGGAACTAGAAAACGGATTTTCGGATTTCTGGAATATCTTCCGCCCCAAGAACGCACCCGAACTTCCCGACTTGGGCGCACGCAAATGGTCATCAAAGATCACGGCGCTATTTAACCTGCCTGAACGCTTGCTGTACCCGATCCGCGGCATGTACATCGATGCGATGGAAAGAGCAACCGACCATATCCTCATCACGACGGCGTATTTCATTCCCGACCGGGAGATCCTCGCTTCTCTTAAGTCAGCGGCGCGGCGCGGCGTCACCGTGAAGGTCCTCATTCCCGAGTACTCCAATCACATCCTCGCCGACTGGTGTGCTCGCCCCTACTTTGGGGAGCTCCTGCGCGAAGGGATCGAAATCTGGCTGTATCAGCACGCAATGGTGCACTCGAAAACGATGACGGTTGACGGAAAGTGGTCAACGATTGGCACTGCGAACCTCGATCCCTTGTCGATGCGCGGAAACTACGAGGTCAACATGCAGTTCCACTCCATAGAGCTTGCTGAGCGAATGGAAGAGATCTTCACCAATGACCTGACAACCGCCCGGCAACTGACGATCCGAGAGTGGGAGAACCGACATATGCTCACGCGTATCGGCGAAGTCCTGCTCCACCCCTTTGAGGTCATCGTCTAG
- the gatC gene encoding Asp-tRNA(Asn)/Glu-tRNA(Gln) amidotransferase subunit GatC produces the protein MSRISTEEVARVAGLAHIALTPEEIERFAGELDVITTSVAKVSEVATPDVPATSHPIPLTNVWREDEVGETVDRDEVLAQAPESQDGMFLVPQILGED, from the coding sequence ATGTCACGAATCAGTACCGAAGAGGTCGCCCGCGTCGCGGGGCTGGCCCACATCGCATTGACTCCAGAAGAGATCGAACGCTTTGCCGGGGAACTTGACGTCATCACGACGTCCGTTGCCAAGGTGTCCGAGGTCGCCACCCCGGATGTTCCGGCAACATCCCATCCGATTCCGTTAACGAATGTGTGGCGCGAGGACGAGGTCGGGGAAACAGTGGACCGCGACGAAGTGCTTGCTCAGGCACCGGAATCGCAAGACGGAATGTTCCTTGTTCCGCAGATCCTTGGGGAGGACTGA
- the gatA gene encoding Asp-tRNA(Asn)/Glu-tRNA(Gln) amidotransferase subunit GatA — protein MKDILTKSALELADLLAAGTITSVELTQACLDRIEALNPKINAFLHVDREGALATAADVDARRAAGEKLHRLAGVPIALKDNMVVRGMPTTCASKILQGWLPPYDATITVKIRQAGLPIVGKTNMDEFAMGSSTEHSAFGPTLNPWDTARIPGGSGGGSAAAVAAFMVPLALGSDTGGSIRQPGSVTGTVGAKPTYGAVSRYGLVAMASSLDQIGPVTRTVADAAALTELIGGHDPADSTSLNEPVPPLVEAARVVAEKGAIEGLRVGVVKELSGEGYAPDVLTAFNETVEKLRDAGADIVEVSCPSFDYALAAYYLIMPAEVSSNLARFDGIRYGIRVEPTQGPVTAQRVMAATREAGFGDEVKRRIILGTHVLSAGFFDAYYGSAQKVRTLIQRDFARVFENVDVLVSPTAPTTAFKFGDKIDDPMAMYLNDIATIPANLAGVPAMSVPNAVSDEGLPVGFQIIAPAHGDQRMYEVAQLVETLSDDVVSQCPAAQWDEKSAQAGEVQEEK, from the coding sequence ATGAAGGACATACTCACGAAGAGCGCGCTGGAACTGGCGGATCTCCTGGCCGCAGGAACGATCACCAGCGTGGAACTCACTCAGGCCTGCTTAGATCGCATTGAGGCACTCAACCCGAAGATTAACGCTTTCCTTCATGTTGACCGTGAGGGTGCGCTGGCAACTGCCGCGGACGTGGATGCGCGCCGAGCTGCGGGGGAGAAACTCCACCGGCTGGCCGGTGTGCCGATCGCACTCAAAGACAACATGGTGGTCCGGGGGATGCCAACGACGTGCGCCTCGAAAATTCTTCAGGGATGGCTGCCCCCTTACGATGCGACGATCACGGTGAAAATCCGCCAGGCGGGTCTGCCGATTGTTGGCAAGACCAACATGGATGAGTTTGCGATGGGATCATCGACCGAACATTCAGCTTTCGGTCCAACGCTGAACCCGTGGGACACAGCCCGGATCCCGGGTGGGTCCGGTGGCGGTTCAGCCGCGGCCGTGGCCGCGTTCATGGTGCCTCTGGCTTTGGGGTCGGACACGGGTGGGTCGATTCGTCAGCCTGGGTCAGTCACGGGAACCGTCGGAGCCAAACCGACCTACGGTGCGGTTTCGCGCTACGGCCTGGTGGCGATGGCTTCCTCCCTCGATCAGATCGGTCCGGTGACTCGCACGGTTGCTGATGCCGCTGCTTTGACGGAACTCATCGGTGGGCACGATCCCGCGGATTCGACGTCTCTGAACGAGCCGGTTCCCCCGCTTGTCGAGGCAGCTCGCGTAGTTGCTGAAAAGGGCGCAATTGAGGGACTGCGGGTTGGAGTCGTCAAGGAATTGTCGGGTGAGGGTTACGCCCCCGATGTTCTTACGGCGTTCAACGAAACAGTGGAGAAGCTACGTGATGCCGGAGCTGACATCGTTGAGGTGTCGTGCCCGAGCTTCGACTACGCGCTCGCGGCCTATTACCTCATCATGCCGGCGGAGGTTTCTTCCAACCTTGCTCGCTTCGACGGGATCCGTTACGGCATCCGCGTGGAACCAACGCAGGGGCCGGTGACGGCGCAACGAGTCATGGCTGCCACCCGTGAGGCTGGGTTCGGCGACGAAGTCAAGCGCCGCATTATCTTGGGAACACACGTCCTCTCCGCCGGGTTCTTTGATGCGTATTACGGATCAGCCCAGAAGGTCCGCACCCTCATTCAGCGTGATTTCGCGCGGGTGTTTGAGAATGTTGACGTGTTGGTGTCGCCGACGGCTCCGACGACCGCCTTTAAGTTCGGTGACAAGATTGACGACCCGATGGCGATGTACTTGAACGACATCGCGACGATTCCAGCGAACCTCGCGGGTGTTCCCGCGATGAGCGTTCCTAATGCCGTGTCGGATGAGGGGCTGCCGGTGGGCTTCCAGATCATTGCTCCGGCCCACGGGGATCAGCGGATGTACGAGGTCGCTCAGTTGGTCGAGACACTCAGCGACGATGTGGTGTCGCAGTGCCCGGCCGCGCAGTGGGACGAGAAGTCGGCGCAGGCTGGCGAGGTTCAGGAGGAGAAGTGA
- the gatB gene encoding Asp-tRNA(Asn)/Glu-tRNA(Gln) amidotransferase subunit GatB: protein MSELMDYELAAKKFDPVLGIEVHVELGTKTKMFDAAPNAFGGDPNTYVTPVSLGLPGSLPVVNHRAVEYAIKIGLALNCTIAQSCRFARKNYFYPDLTKAFQTSQSDEPIAHDGWVDVELEDGTVFRVEIERAHMEEDAGKNTHVGGADGRIQGAEYSLVDYNRAGVPLVEIVTRPIEGAGERAPEVAAAYVQTLRDIFRALGVSEARMERGNVRADINVSLRPDPKAPLGTRTETKNVNSFRGIASAVRFEMQRQAAILDAGGTIIQETRHFHEEDGSTSSGREKSDAEDYRYFPEPDLVPVAPAREWVEELRASLPELPVAKRRRLRQEWGFADMEMRDVINAGALEIIEDTVAAGASPAAARKWWMGELSRRAKERECALEDMPVTPQQVAELEGLIEAGRINDKLARQALEGVLAGEGSPTEVVEARGLEVVSDDGALTAAVREAVDANPDIVAKIQGGKVQAAGALVGAVMKATRGQADAARVRELIMEMVG, encoded by the coding sequence ATGTCAGAACTCATGGATTACGAGCTGGCCGCGAAGAAATTTGATCCCGTCCTCGGTATTGAGGTTCATGTCGAGCTGGGAACGAAGACGAAGATGTTTGATGCGGCCCCAAACGCATTTGGCGGCGACCCGAACACCTATGTCACGCCGGTGTCCCTCGGTCTTCCCGGATCTCTTCCGGTGGTTAACCACAGGGCCGTTGAGTATGCGATCAAAATTGGTTTAGCCCTTAACTGCACGATTGCTCAGTCGTGTCGTTTCGCTCGGAAGAACTACTTTTATCCGGACCTGACGAAAGCCTTCCAGACCTCGCAGTCGGATGAACCAATTGCTCACGACGGCTGGGTGGATGTTGAGCTTGAGGACGGCACGGTGTTCCGTGTGGAGATCGAGCGTGCACACATGGAAGAGGACGCGGGGAAGAACACCCACGTCGGTGGCGCTGATGGTCGTATCCAGGGAGCGGAGTATTCGCTGGTTGATTACAACCGTGCGGGTGTGCCTTTGGTTGAGATCGTCACTCGTCCGATCGAGGGCGCGGGGGAGCGCGCTCCCGAGGTTGCGGCCGCGTATGTGCAGACGCTGAGGGATATTTTCCGTGCGCTTGGTGTCTCGGAGGCCCGCATGGAGCGTGGAAACGTCCGTGCCGATATCAATGTGTCGTTGCGTCCTGATCCCAAGGCCCCGTTGGGGACGCGTACCGAAACAAAGAACGTCAATTCATTCCGTGGGATCGCCTCGGCGGTGCGTTTCGAGATGCAACGCCAGGCAGCGATTCTTGATGCGGGTGGGACGATCATTCAGGAGACCCGTCATTTCCACGAGGAGGATGGGTCGACGTCCTCGGGTCGTGAGAAGTCGGACGCTGAGGACTACCGTTACTTCCCTGAACCAGACCTTGTTCCTGTGGCTCCCGCTCGCGAGTGGGTGGAGGAGCTGCGTGCCAGCCTGCCGGAACTTCCCGTTGCCAAGCGTCGGCGCTTGCGTCAGGAGTGGGGTTTCGCCGACATGGAAATGCGTGATGTCATCAACGCGGGTGCCCTGGAGATTATTGAAGACACCGTTGCCGCGGGGGCCTCGCCCGCTGCGGCGCGTAAGTGGTGGATGGGTGAGTTGTCGCGTCGCGCGAAAGAACGTGAGTGTGCGCTCGAAGATATGCCGGTGACACCTCAGCAGGTCGCTGAGCTTGAGGGCCTGATCGAGGCGGGGCGTATCAACGATAAGCTGGCGCGCCAGGCCCTCGAAGGAGTACTTGCCGGCGAGGGAAGCCCCACTGAGGTTGTTGAGGCTCGTGGTCTTGAGGTTGTCTCCGACGACGGCGCTCTCACAGCTGCTGTTCGCGAGGCCGTGGATGCCAACCCGGATATTGTGGCAAAAATTCAGGGAGGCAAGGTCCAGGCCGCTGGAGCCCTTGTGGGTGCGGTGATGAAGGCGACGCGCGGCCAGGCTGATGCTGCCCGAGTCCGCGAGTTGATCATGGAGATGGTTGGTTAG
- a CDS encoding sugar ABC transporter ATP-binding protein, with protein sequence MATLRNERRVLEMRNITKVFPGVVALDDVNLDVRAEEIHAICGENGAGKSTLMKVLSGVHPHGTYSGTILFDGEEVQFSSIRDSEKLGIVIIHQELALIPQLSIAENMFMGNEITRRGAINWHETRKLARKFMAEVGLDEDPDTLIKDIGVGKQQLVEIAKALAKDVKLLILDEPTSALNEEESAHLLNLMRKQRERGVAQVIISHKLDEIEQIADAVTVIRDGKTVGWLDHEKGTIDQDEIIRLMVGRSLDHRFPDRHPEIGDVKFEIHDWWVRHPVNTERWVCKGANITVRAGEVVGLAGLMGAGRTELARSVFGRSYGVWESGRLTIDGQDVNAGSVPEAISQGIAYLSEDRKMLGLNLLDQIHQSIVSAKPQKITHGGVLNIHEGLKVAEQYRTDLRIKAPSVLTGVGTLSGGNQQKVVLAKWMFTDPEVLILDEPTRGIDVGAKYEIYTFIDALARSGKAVIVISSELPELLGITDRIYTIFEGEVTGELPTAQADQESLMHLMTSSAKR encoded by the coding sequence ATGGCAACTCTAAGAAATGAACGCCGCGTTCTTGAGATGCGGAATATCACCAAAGTATTCCCCGGTGTCGTTGCACTCGACGATGTGAATCTTGACGTTCGCGCCGAGGAAATTCACGCGATCTGCGGAGAGAACGGCGCCGGCAAGTCCACACTCATGAAGGTGCTCTCGGGAGTTCACCCCCACGGAACCTATTCGGGCACAATCCTCTTCGACGGCGAGGAAGTGCAGTTCTCTTCCATTCGCGACTCAGAAAAACTGGGCATCGTCATCATTCACCAGGAGCTTGCCCTGATTCCGCAATTGTCGATTGCGGAAAACATGTTCATGGGAAACGAGATCACTCGTCGCGGGGCGATCAATTGGCATGAAACCCGCAAGCTGGCACGCAAGTTCATGGCGGAAGTCGGACTGGACGAAGACCCCGACACTCTGATCAAAGACATCGGCGTTGGCAAACAGCAGCTCGTGGAAATCGCGAAGGCCTTGGCGAAAGACGTCAAGCTCTTGATCCTCGACGAACCGACATCAGCGCTCAACGAAGAAGAGTCTGCCCACCTGCTCAATCTCATGCGCAAGCAGCGCGAACGCGGGGTTGCCCAGGTGATCATTTCCCATAAGCTCGACGAGATCGAACAAATTGCCGATGCCGTCACCGTGATCCGCGATGGGAAAACCGTTGGCTGGTTGGATCATGAGAAGGGAACCATCGACCAGGACGAGATCATCCGCCTGATGGTTGGTCGCTCGCTCGATCACCGCTTCCCGGATCGTCACCCGGAGATCGGCGATGTGAAATTTGAGATCCACGATTGGTGGGTTCGCCACCCGGTCAACACCGAACGGTGGGTGTGCAAGGGCGCCAACATCACGGTTCGGGCCGGCGAAGTCGTTGGTCTGGCCGGCCTCATGGGGGCGGGACGCACCGAACTGGCCCGCTCAGTGTTTGGCCGTTCCTACGGAGTATGGGAATCGGGACGTCTGACCATCGACGGTCAGGACGTCAACGCGGGCAGCGTCCCCGAGGCCATTAGTCAGGGGATTGCGTACCTCTCCGAAGACCGGAAGATGCTTGGCCTGAACCTGCTCGACCAGATTCACCAATCGATCGTGTCGGCGAAGCCGCAAAAGATCACCCACGGTGGAGTGCTCAACATCCACGAAGGACTCAAAGTCGCCGAACAGTACCGCACCGACCTGAGAATCAAAGCCCCGTCAGTGCTGACGGGTGTTGGCACGCTTTCGGGCGGTAACCAACAGAAAGTCGTCCTGGCCAAATGGATGTTCACCGATCCTGAAGTCCTCATCCTTGACGAACCGACACGCGGCATTGACGTCGGAGCGAAGTACGAGATTTACACCTTTATTGACGCGCTGGCCCGCAGCGGCAAGGCCGTCATCGTCATCTCGTCGGAGCTTCCCGAACTTCTGGGCATCACCGACCGTATCTACACGATCTTCGAGGGCGAAGTGACGGGTGAGCTCCCCACCGCCCAGGCAGATCAAGAATCCCTCATGCACCTGATGACTTCCTCAGCGAAGCGCTGA
- a CDS encoding ABC transporter permease subunit produces the protein MKRNLKELFGGDFRQFGMIAALIAIALFFQWRTDGKVFQAQNLMNLVMGNTYVLVLAIGMVLVIIAGHIDLSVGSVAATVGIIVAIAMRDHNVSPWLAILLGMIIGILIGTWQGFWVAKWGIPAFIVTLAGMLLFRGMNQFIGHSLTVPVPEVFQYLGAGYLPDIAPDVIPFNLPTMILAVLAAVAIIGGELRSHKVKNEEGAVKTPLWIPLLRSGVISLVIVWFGWIFATGREGTSFPVPGVIVVVLALVYSFIAERTILGRSVYAIGGNKAAAELTGVKVVKTNFFVICNSAFLAAIAGMLFIGRSTASGPADGNMWELDAIAAVFIGGAAVSGGIGTIGGTMVGALVMAFLNNGLQLLGVGSDMTQMIKGLVLLIAVALDVYSKRQGKRSIIGTFMNARSHQKAMQAKDSASPDQASA, from the coding sequence ATGAAACGCAATCTGAAAGAACTCTTTGGCGGTGACTTCCGCCAATTCGGAATGATCGCAGCCCTCATTGCGATTGCCCTGTTCTTCCAATGGAGGACGGACGGCAAAGTTTTCCAGGCCCAGAACCTCATGAACCTGGTCATGGGCAACACATACGTGCTGGTCCTGGCGATCGGCATGGTGCTGGTCATTATCGCGGGCCATATCGACCTCTCGGTTGGGTCGGTTGCCGCAACGGTCGGCATCATCGTTGCCATCGCCATGCGGGACCACAACGTGTCGCCGTGGCTGGCGATCCTCCTGGGAATGATCATCGGTATTCTCATCGGAACGTGGCAGGGATTCTGGGTGGCAAAGTGGGGGATTCCCGCCTTCATCGTCACGCTCGCGGGCATGTTGCTTTTCCGCGGGATGAACCAGTTCATTGGTCATTCGTTGACGGTTCCGGTTCCCGAGGTCTTCCAGTACCTGGGCGCAGGCTACCTTCCTGACATCGCTCCCGACGTCATCCCCTTCAACCTGCCGACAATGATCCTCGCGGTCCTTGCCGCGGTGGCAATCATTGGTGGCGAACTGCGTTCCCACAAGGTGAAGAACGAGGAAGGAGCAGTGAAGACCCCGCTGTGGATTCCGCTGCTGCGTTCGGGCGTCATTTCCCTGGTCATCGTGTGGTTCGGGTGGATCTTTGCCACGGGCCGTGAGGGAACATCCTTCCCCGTTCCGGGTGTCATCGTCGTCGTGCTGGCGCTCGTGTATTCCTTCATCGCGGAACGCACGATTCTTGGTCGGTCGGTTTACGCGATCGGTGGCAACAAGGCGGCTGCCGAGTTGACGGGCGTCAAGGTTGTCAAAACAAACTTCTTCGTTATCTGCAACTCCGCGTTCCTCGCTGCAATCGCGGGCATGTTGTTCATCGGTCGCTCAACGGCATCAGGTCCGGCTGACGGCAATATGTGGGAGCTTGACGCCATCGCCGCCGTGTTCATCGGTGGAGCTGCGGTTTCCGGTGGTATCGGAACGATCGGGGGAACAATGGTGGGTGCTCTCGTCATGGCTTTCCTCAATAACGGCCTCCAGCTGCTGGGCGTTGGTTCGGATATGACGCAGATGATTAAGGGCTTGGTTCTCCTCATTGCCGTTGCGTTGGACGTCTACTCCAAGCGTCAGGGCAAACGGTCGATCATCGGGACGTTCATGAATGCCCGCTCCCACCAAAAAGCCATGCAAGCAAAAGACTCAGCATCCCCAGATCAGGCATCCGCTTGA
- a CDS encoding substrate-binding domain-containing protein, with amino-acid sequence MKTFKTLAALTVAGAMALTMSACGARGSNESADSGATDQSGSSEGVSIGIAMPQKTSQNWVEAEEMFKENCQEMKVDCQIQFANGGVAEQQNQISAMIENGVKVLVIGAIDGSQLGTQLAAAKAAGISVIAYDRLLTNTTDLDYYIAYDNFGVGQLQGKALLEGLEAKGGDHPWNIEVFAGSPDDSNSLKFFNGAMDVLQPKIDDGTVMIKSGQSEFTQVATQGWLPKNAQDRMAALLTSTYQGDAVPDGVLSPNDTLGRAIITAVEQAGKPIPVVTGQDSEDESVTWVVQGRQYSTIFKDTRPLVKSTVMLAIALAGGESEPKIDGATLDDKQYESKEGNPVKSFLLTPQIVTKDNAADIYKDDATRAKLVEEASK; translated from the coding sequence ATGAAAACGTTCAAGACACTTGCAGCCCTCACCGTTGCGGGCGCAATGGCTCTGACCATGAGTGCCTGCGGCGCTCGTGGCAGCAATGAATCCGCAGACTCGGGGGCAACTGATCAATCGGGTTCGTCTGAGGGAGTCTCTATCGGTATCGCGATGCCGCAGAAGACTTCGCAGAACTGGGTCGAGGCCGAGGAAATGTTCAAGGAAAACTGTCAGGAGATGAAGGTCGACTGCCAGATCCAATTCGCCAACGGCGGTGTTGCTGAGCAGCAGAACCAAATCTCGGCAATGATTGAGAACGGTGTGAAAGTTCTCGTGATCGGCGCGATTGACGGTTCGCAGCTGGGGACGCAGCTGGCTGCCGCGAAGGCTGCGGGTATCTCGGTCATTGCCTACGACCGTTTGCTGACGAACACAACGGACCTGGACTACTACATCGCCTACGACAACTTCGGTGTTGGACAGCTTCAGGGCAAGGCCCTGCTTGAGGGCCTTGAAGCAAAGGGTGGAGACCATCCGTGGAATATCGAGGTCTTCGCTGGTTCGCCTGACGATTCCAACTCCCTGAAGTTCTTCAACGGTGCGATGGATGTGCTTCAGCCCAAGATTGATGATGGCACCGTCATGATCAAGTCCGGTCAGAGTGAGTTCACGCAGGTGGCAACGCAGGGCTGGCTGCCGAAGAACGCTCAGGACCGTATGGCGGCGCTGCTGACCTCGACATACCAGGGTGATGCCGTTCCTGACGGCGTGCTCTCCCCGAACGACACCCTGGGTCGTGCAATCATCACCGCTGTTGAGCAAGCCGGAAAGCCGATCCCGGTTGTTACCGGTCAGGACTCCGAGGATGAGTCGGTGACCTGGGTTGTTCAGGGACGCCAGTACTCAACGATCTTCAAGGACACTCGTCCGTTGGTCAAGAGCACGGTCATGCTGGCCATTGCGCTGGCCGGTGGTGAATCCGAGCCGAAGATCGACGGGGCAACTCTGGATGACAAGCAGTACGAATCCAAGGAAGGCAACCCCGTGAAGTCTTTCCTGCTCACCCCGCAGATCGTCACGAAAGACAACGCAGCGGACATCTACAAGGATGACGCGACCCGTGCGAAGCTTGTTGAGGAAGCCTCGAAGTGA
- a CDS encoding ATP-binding cassette domain-containing protein — MNTPAPLLQMSNVTKRFGGVEALAGVDLTVNAREVVALVGDNAAGKSTLARMISGVHQPSSGIIRIEGEPVVIPTTQIAIALGVATVFQELALCDNLDVVSNIFLGQEHTQGAFLDEDEMALRAREYLDQLNSKIPDVSVPLRSLSAGQRQCVAIARTLVSNPRLVVLDEPTASLSVGQTAEVLTHIERLRDMGLGVLFISHNLTDVKAVSDRVEVLRHGRNNGSFDAQDASIETIIAAITGATRVRRSS, encoded by the coding sequence ATGAATACCCCTGCTCCCCTTTTGCAGATGTCGAACGTGACGAAGCGTTTCGGCGGGGTTGAGGCTCTCGCAGGCGTGGATCTGACGGTTAACGCTCGTGAGGTTGTCGCCCTCGTGGGTGACAATGCGGCGGGTAAGTCGACCCTGGCACGGATGATTTCGGGTGTTCACCAGCCCTCGTCGGGCATCATCCGCATCGAAGGCGAGCCCGTGGTTATTCCGACAACTCAGATTGCGATTGCTTTGGGCGTGGCAACGGTATTCCAGGAACTTGCCCTGTGCGACAACTTAGACGTGGTGTCGAATATCTTCCTTGGTCAAGAGCACACTCAGGGAGCTTTCCTTGACGAGGACGAAATGGCGTTGCGCGCCCGCGAATACTTGGATCAGTTGAACTCAAAGATCCCGGATGTCTCTGTTCCCCTGCGGTCGTTGTCGGCGGGGCAACGTCAGTGCGTTGCGATTGCACGAACCTTGGTGTCGAATCCTCGCCTGGTGGTATTGGACGAACCGACTGCTTCGCTGTCGGTCGGCCAGACCGCGGAGGTCCTTACTCACATTGAACGCCTACGCGACATGGGCCTGGGCGTGCTATTCATTTCGCATAATTTGACGGATGTCAAGGCGGTTTCGGATCGCGTGGAGGTCCTTCGCCACGGTCGTAACAACGGGTCTTTTGACGCTCAGGACGCGTCAATCGAAACGATTATTGCGGCAATTACAGGGGCCACACGGGTGCGCCGTTCGTCGTAG
- a CDS encoding ROK family transcriptional regulator translates to MVAHNGRLGSQASLREVNSARVADAIRRYGRITQVELAAATGLSSATISNIVKQLVERGVATTENTIRSGRRAQLVSLRTQSGLGIGIHIARRAMHIEIADSAYSVTARKILPLPEEHRIDTTLSRAAMLISELTEEIGADLSDVIGIGLCVPAPVDPVSQEISVPGFMRDWEDTDIRSLLMNRLERPVLVENDANAGAIGELRYGNLRGVDNGIYIRASYLCGAGMIVNGTLHRGPHGTAGEIGHIQVDPLGLICQCGNRGCLNTVVGANALVELLRVSRGHLSLRDVISLAKDGDPGCVHLMTDAGAMIGQVAANIATWTDTQRIVVGGELAETGDILLAPMAQAIRSRPMLMREHIDVLQTSLNGSAEAKGALALALDEFSDPISQSVEDAQ, encoded by the coding sequence GTGGTTGCGCACAATGGACGACTGGGCTCGCAGGCCTCCCTGCGTGAGGTCAATAGTGCCCGCGTCGCCGATGCGATCCGTCGATATGGCCGAATCACTCAGGTTGAATTGGCTGCGGCAACCGGTCTGTCCTCGGCCACGATTTCTAACATTGTCAAGCAGCTCGTTGAGCGCGGGGTCGCAACCACGGAGAACACGATTCGTTCGGGCCGGCGCGCCCAGTTGGTGTCTTTGCGCACTCAGTCGGGTTTGGGCATCGGTATTCATATTGCTCGCCGCGCGATGCACATTGAGATCGCAGATTCAGCATATTCGGTGACTGCACGAAAAATTCTTCCTCTTCCAGAGGAACATCGCATCGACACAACACTCTCCCGCGCGGCCATGCTCATTTCGGAATTGACCGAGGAGATCGGCGCGGACCTGTCGGACGTCATCGGCATCGGCTTGTGCGTCCCGGCCCCCGTAGATCCGGTGTCTCAGGAAATTTCTGTTCCTGGGTTCATGCGCGACTGGGAGGACACGGACATTCGTTCGCTGCTCATGAATCGTTTAGAGCGGCCAGTTTTGGTGGAGAACGACGCAAACGCGGGTGCCATCGGCGAGCTGCGCTACGGGAATCTGCGCGGCGTTGACAACGGGATTTATATTCGAGCGTCGTACCTGTGCGGCGCGGGAATGATTGTCAACGGCACGCTGCATCGGGGCCCCCACGGAACAGCGGGCGAGATCGGACATATCCAGGTCGATCCCCTGGGGCTCATCTGCCAGTGCGGTAACCGCGGGTGTCTCAACACTGTTGTTGGCGCGAATGCCCTGGTTGAGCTGCTACGAGTGTCACGCGGGCACCTGAGTCTGCGAGATGTTATTTCCTTAGCGAAAGACGGTGACCCGGGCTGTGTCCATCTGATGACGGACGCCGGCGCGATGATCGGTCAGGTCGCGGCGAACATTGCAACGTGGACAGATACGCAGCGCATTGTTGTGGGCGGAGAGTTAGCCGAGACCGGGGACATTCTCTTAGCCCCGATGGCTCAGGCAATTCGTTCACGCCCAATGCTCATGCGCGAACATATTGATGTACTCCAAACATCCCTGAACGGATCCGCGGAGGCAAAGGGCGCTCTGGCTTTAGCTCTCGATGAGTTCTCCGACCCGATTTCACAGAGTGTTGAAGACGCACAATGA